In Carya illinoinensis cultivar Pawnee chromosome 16, C.illinoinensisPawnee_v1, whole genome shotgun sequence, a single window of DNA contains:
- the LOC122298783 gene encoding calmodulin-4-like: MTRHVSKGGPLTEEQLLEILKKYDVNHDGGLSKEELKAAFQSLGARLPGWRANRALHHVDTNGDGLMFREAPLTSNQLRAIVKKYDANNDGGLYKEELKDAFCALGAHLPGWRAGLALHHADANRDGLIREEELSTLLKYALEDGYKIQ; the protein is encoded by the exons ATGACGCGTCATGTGTCCAAGGGAGGGCCTCTAACTGAGGAGCAGTTACTagaaattcttaaaaaatacgATGTTAACCACGACGGTGGTCTCAGCAAGGAAGAGCTAAAGGCTGCCTTCCAATCCCTTGGTGCTCGTCTGCCCGGCTGGAGAGCCAATCGAGCGCTCCACCATGTTGATACTAATGGAGATGGATTG ATGTTTAGGGAAGCTCCCCTAACTTCAAATCAGTTACGGgctattgttaaaaaatatgatgCTAACAATGACGGGGGTCTATACAAGGAAGAGTTAAAGGATGCCTTCTGTGCCCTCGGTGCTCATCTGCCCGGCTGGAGAGCTGGTCTTGCACTCCACCATGCTGATGCTAATAGAGATGGATTGATCAGGGAGGAGGAGCTTAGCACCCTGTTGAAATATGCTTTGGAAGATGGATATAAGATACAATAA